A segment of the Lycium barbarum isolate Lr01 chromosome 7, ASM1917538v2, whole genome shotgun sequence genome:
AAGTATAATCGGTTTAATTTTGTATGACTTGATttgtaagttaaaaaaaaactcaTTAAAAAAGAGCACGTAAGAAGCTAGAAATAAAGTTGGATTTGCGTATTTTGTAAGATTTCATTTTTATTAAGAGTTAAATAATTCTTTTTAAGTTATGCATTATATTAAAAGATTATTAATTTTTTATATGAATTTCATAATAAGTGCTAGGCTACACGTGCAAAGCATGCCCTTCATTAAAAGGCTCTACAATAAACAAAATTGTCATTCACTACTTTCCTAAAATTAGTATACATAAACGCTAATATATTTCCTCTAAAAAAAATGCAATAtagatttttggagagtccgagcaatatAGATCATGAGTAAACGTTCCATTGGTTCACTCCATCAACAGTTAAGGCATTGGGTGTGGTCACGTGCTCCTCCACAATTGCTATCAGATTTAGTTAGAGCGACCATTAACTCTTTTGTATCAACTTTCATATGGAGAGACTTTGTGTACCAAATTGATTGTGCAACCATTTAGTATCATGCCAACATAATGAATATATAATGGATATATTGCTTGGTGAAAAGATTGTTattttgtgtttgtttttctTAGACTGTTCTTTTTACCACAGAGTATGGTGTTGGATGCATCAGACACGACTGCAATTCACTTAAATTGGGTAATGGCTGCATTGTTAAACCATAGGGATGTCATGGAGAAAGTCAACGAAGAGCTAGACACAAAAGTTGGCAGAAACAGATGGATAGAAGAGAGTGATATGACGAATTTGGTTTACTTCCAAGCTGTCGTTAAAGAAACACTGCGATTATATCCGCCAGCACCTTTGTTAGTACCCCACGAATCCGTAGAGGACTGTGTTGTACAAGGATATCACATTCCGAAAGGTACAAGATTGTGGGTCAATACTATGAAACTACAACGAGATCCTAAGATTTGGTCGAATCCTGATACATTTGATCCAGAGAGATTCTTGACTAGTCAAGTAGGGGTTGATGTTCGCGGTCAACAATATGAGTTCATCCCATTTGGCTCTGGAAGACGATCTTGTCCAGGGATCACGTATGCAACTCAAGTGACACACCTTGCAATAGCTCATTTACTTCAAGGTTTTGATTTTAGTACACCGTCGAACCAGCCTTtggatatgaaagaagggttaggcaTGACCATGCTCAAAGTAAATCCTATAGAAGTGTTGATTACGCCTCGCTTGCCTTCTGTACTCTATCAATAGTAAGATGTAAATTGTTGTCTTGTTTGGTTATGTATGTACTTTTTGGATGTGTATTTACTTATTAAGAAACAATTTGAGTGCCAAATATCTCATTCTAACTGCAAGCATTAAAGTAGTAGAGTAAAACATAAGCACCTTTATACTTGTATGTCTTCATGTAAAAGACAACAATGTTTCTAGCGATATCTGTAGCCTATCTATGAAAGACATCATACGCAAAAAACTGAAATCAAGATTGAAGTTACAAGAACATGGAAGGCTAGTAAAATTGAAGTCAACGCGAACATCGTCGTGAATTTGAATTTTTAGTGGGCAACAGGCATGGATGTTAAACGCCGAATATGTTAAGCTGTGGGTCAAGACACCTTGAGAGACCTAAATATAAGCCCCAAAACAGGCAATTAACACCCGAGTACACTTAGAAAGCAGCCTTGTTCTGCTGCTCCTCTCCAACAGGTATGTCCTCGAGTTCTTCACGTAGTTAGCTTGGCATTTCCCTGGTGCAGGCCAGAAGCACGTCAAGTATAAACTCTTGCTGTCAGCTCAAGGTTTACTCACCAGCCATGGAGAGCATAGTCAACTCATGTCCGTAATTGCTTTAAAGTTGACTGGAAATTGCTCCAGTACAGCACATCTTAAGCAAAGCAGATCACCAAAGCTCTTGCTCTTATCCTTTCAGTTCTTGTCCTGGACAAAGCACTTGGCCATGATTTGAGGTCCAGTGAACGGTCAGCAACTTTCCCCAGCTTCCCCGACCCAAAGGGTTGTCAATAATGCAGCAAATGAGTCTTCATAGGGAATCAAAATTTGGTCCACACTGATTCAGGATGAAAAATATTGGCTTGGACCTCTGAATTGGTTTTCAATTTGGTGTATCACA
Coding sequences within it:
- the LOC132604570 gene encoding nicotine N-demethylase CYP82E4-like; translated protein: MVLDASDTTAIHLNWVMAALLNHRDVMEKVNEELDTKVGRNRWIEESDMTNLVYFQAVVKETLRLYPPAPLLVPHESVEDCVVQGYHIPKGTRLWVNTMKLQRDPKIWSNPDTFDPERFLTSQVGVDVRGQQYEFIPFGSGRRSCPGITYATQVTHLAIAHLLQGFDFSTPSNQPLDMKEGLGMTMLKVNPIEVLITPRLPSVLYQ